From one Thermodesulfovibrionales bacterium genomic stretch:
- a CDS encoding chemotaxis protein CheW: MKEAALRSQEFDTDQSQYVTFSLNDEVYGIDALSVQEIVELTSITRVPHLPDFMKGVINLRGTIIPVVDLKTKFNMKTGPYKKHTCIIVTEFKDSLMGLIVDDVFDVLSVPRSSIQTTPEFGAKIRTDFIRGLLRAGDKLIIILDINKVLSEEEKNIIHEAVKEETGGNNEAEV, translated from the coding sequence TTGAAAGAAGCGGCATTAAGGAGTCAGGAATTTGATACTGACCAGTCCCAGTATGTAACCTTTTCTCTTAACGATGAGGTTTATGGAATTGATGCCCTTTCTGTCCAGGAGATTGTTGAGCTCACCAGTATTACAAGGGTTCCCCATCTTCCGGATTTCATGAAAGGTGTTATCAATCTCAGAGGTACCATAATTCCTGTTGTTGATCTCAAAACAAAATTTAATATGAAGACAGGACCTTATAAAAAACATACCTGTATCATTGTCACCGAATTTAAAGATAGCCTGATGGGTCTTATTGTGGACGATGTCTTTGATGTCCTTTCTGTACCCAGATCCTCTATCCAGACTACACCTGAATTCGGTGCAAAGATAAGGACTGATTTTATAAGAGGACTCTTGAGAGCAGGAGATAAATTAATAATAATCTTGGACATAAATAAAGTGCTTTCTGAAGAGGAAAAAAACATAATTCACGAAGCAGTAAAAGAAGAGACTGGAGGCAATAACGAGGCAGAAGTATAA